One genomic window of Terriglobales bacterium includes the following:
- a CDS encoding DUF5916 domain-containing protein yields MKLLTRIPLGRSVVLALVSFSAASLAAQAPVNRPSERAVSIPHMQQAPTIEDFLSMEPSPRMAGKMARIEGFHQWIPHDGEPVSQRTVAYLGYDRKNFYAVFVCFDKEPNKILTHLGHRDDIWDDDFVDIWIDSFHDHRRAYEFVVNPSGIQGDGLATDNTEDFSFDTVWYSRGQITTQGWVAWMALPFKSLRFSNAPVQSWGISLQREIHRANEKSFWPSSSRRNGGIIAQNGEMNGIENISPGRNMQFIPYGLMRAFRGLDLRDPNAPRFDSRDAKFDGGVDAKFIIKDSMVLDATVEPDFSQVESDQPQVTVSQRFEVFFPEKRPFFLENSNYFDTPINLFFTRRIAQPQYGVRLTGKMGKYSIGTLVADDRSPGLLVPDNDPLANKRAYFGIARVSRDVGKDSTVGLMYTDREFDGSFNRVGGADATLRLSKTTVSRFQAVESSTRQTDGTYLAGPAFEGELSRNGHSLYANLHYTGRSDGFRTETGFDPQPDIHNVTAEISYDFWPKKYLLRWQPDFQVYRIYDHEGDRLNWGYIPQLTFEMPRQTKLQVGYAEEAELLRPRDFSVLKENRDFVRNTRFFTFRSAPFRQVIFNVDYRWGRRINYAPPVGIDPYLARRNSITTDLSVIPSKHLRIDNTYLWFRLADVNHRGVAFNNHILRSKWNYQFTPALSARVILQYSTVLANPLRTSLPTTKNFNTDFLIAYLIHPGTAIYVGYNTNLQNLDRALAIANGDLVRTRRAFINDDRQFFVKVSYLFRF; encoded by the coding sequence ATGAAGCTGCTCACTCGAATACCGCTGGGCCGTTCGGTAGTTCTGGCTCTCGTCTCGTTTTCGGCGGCTTCGTTGGCAGCCCAAGCACCAGTTAATCGGCCATCTGAGCGTGCGGTAAGCATCCCACATATGCAGCAGGCGCCGACAATAGAGGATTTTCTCTCCATGGAGCCGAGCCCACGCATGGCGGGCAAGATGGCCCGCATCGAGGGTTTCCACCAGTGGATTCCGCACGACGGTGAACCGGTTAGCCAACGCACAGTGGCCTATCTGGGATACGACAGAAAGAACTTCTACGCGGTATTCGTCTGTTTTGACAAGGAACCGAATAAAATCCTCACCCACCTGGGCCACCGTGATGACATTTGGGACGATGATTTTGTGGACATCTGGATAGACAGTTTTCACGATCATCGTCGAGCCTATGAGTTCGTTGTGAACCCCTCTGGCATCCAGGGCGACGGTCTGGCCACCGACAATACCGAGGATTTCAGTTTCGATACTGTCTGGTATTCCCGTGGGCAGATCACTACCCAGGGCTGGGTGGCGTGGATGGCCCTTCCATTCAAGTCGCTGCGATTCAGCAACGCTCCCGTCCAGAGCTGGGGGATATCCCTACAACGGGAGATTCATCGCGCCAACGAAAAATCCTTCTGGCCATCAAGCAGCCGCCGTAACGGAGGGATCATCGCCCAGAATGGCGAGATGAACGGGATAGAAAACATCTCGCCTGGGCGCAACATGCAGTTCATCCCTTATGGCCTGATGCGTGCCTTTCGCGGCTTGGATCTGCGTGATCCTAATGCTCCGCGGTTTGACTCTCGCGATGCCAAGTTTGACGGCGGTGTGGACGCCAAGTTCATCATCAAGGACAGCATGGTTCTGGACGCCACCGTTGAGCCCGATTTCAGCCAGGTCGAGTCTGACCAGCCGCAGGTCACCGTCAGCCAGCGTTTTGAAGTTTTCTTCCCGGAGAAGCGTCCTTTCTTTCTGGAAAATTCCAATTACTTCGACACCCCTATCAATCTGTTTTTTACGCGCCGTATCGCTCAGCCCCAATACGGAGTTCGGCTCACCGGAAAAATGGGGAAGTACTCCATAGGCACGCTGGTGGCCGACGATCGCTCTCCTGGTCTGCTCGTCCCCGACAACGATCCGCTGGCCAATAAACGTGCCTACTTCGGCATTGCGCGTGTGAGCCGCGACGTAGGAAAGGATTCCACCGTCGGACTGATGTACACCGACCGCGAGTTCGATGGAAGTTTCAACCGCGTAGGTGGGGCCGACGCCACGCTGCGCCTCTCCAAGACAACCGTCAGCAGATTTCAGGCGGTTGAGAGCTCCACTCGTCAGACGGACGGAACCTACCTGGCCGGCCCTGCTTTCGAGGGAGAGCTAAGCCGCAATGGTCACAGTTTGTATGCCAACCTTCACTACACCGGACGAAGCGATGGCTTTCGCACGGAGACCGGGTTTGATCCTCAACCAGACATCCATAATGTGACCGCCGAGATTTCTTATGATTTCTGGCCAAAGAAATATCTTTTGCGCTGGCAGCCGGATTTTCAGGTTTACCGCATATATGACCACGAGGGGGATCGGCTGAACTGGGGCTACATCCCGCAGCTTACCTTCGAGATGCCGCGGCAGACGAAGCTTCAGGTTGGTTACGCTGAGGAGGCCGAACTGCTCCGTCCGAGGGACTTTTCTGTGTTGAAGGAGAATAGAGATTTTGTTCGTAATACTAGATTCTTCACCTTCCGCTCGGCCCCGTTCAGGCAGGTCATTTTCAATGTGGACTATCGCTGGGGTCGCCGTATTAACTACGCACCTCCGGTTGGCATAGACCCATATTTGGCGCGCCGCAACAGCATCACTACCGATCTAAGCGTTATACCGAGTAAACATCTGCGCATTGACAATACTTACCTCTGGTTCCGCCTGGCGGATGTGAACCACCGTGGCGTTGCCTTCAACAATCACATTCTGCGCTCCAAGTGGAATTATCAGTTCACTCCCGCACTCTCGGCTCGCGTGATCCTGCAGTATTCCACGGTGCTTGCCAACCCATTGCGTACCAGTCTTCCTACTACAAAAAACTTCAACACAGATTTTCTAATCGCGTACCTGATCCACCCCGGTACCGCGATCTACGTCGGATACAACACCAACCTGCAGAACCTCGATCGAGCACTCGCCATTGCGAACGGCGACTTGGTGCGCACTCGCAGGGCTTTTATCAACGATGACCGTCAGTTCTTCGTCAAGGTATCTTATTTGTTCCGATTCTGA
- a CDS encoding MEDS domain-containing protein, protein MTAEQPIHFASATLGRQRHICAFFHSPEEEYRVLLPFIREGIERGEKAFHIVDPRLIDDHLARLREAGIDADGARSRGQLLVKRWQDAYLRDGHFDQDRMLALIEEVLSAGPAEGYTLTRLVAHMEWALEDFPGVDDLVEYETRLNFVLPKYNDPVI, encoded by the coding sequence ATGACTGCGGAACAGCCGATCCATTTCGCCAGTGCGACGCTCGGTAGGCAACGCCACATATGCGCCTTCTTCCATTCTCCGGAGGAGGAGTACCGCGTTCTGTTGCCATTCATTCGAGAAGGCATTGAACGAGGCGAGAAGGCATTTCACATCGTGGATCCACGTCTGATCGACGATCATCTCGCTCGACTGCGTGAGGCCGGTATCGATGCCGATGGCGCACGATCGCGTGGTCAACTCCTGGTGAAGCGCTGGCAAGACGCCTATCTGCGTGATGGTCACTTTGATCAAGATCGAATGCTGGCTTTGATCGAGGAGGTTCTGTCGGCGGGACCGGCAGAGGGCTACACTCTCACTCGCCTGGTCGCGCATATGGAATGGGCGCTCGAAGATTTTCCCGGCGTCGACGACCTCGTGGAATACGAAACGCGGCTGAATTTTGTCTTACCCAAGTACAATGATCCCGTTATATGA
- a CDS encoding MEDS domain-containing protein, whose protein sequence is MPSHLPPVHSVHVYEHEVDLITRLCAIVSTSLRLGDAVLVVATGDHRIRLLAELENAGIDVCSAALEQRYIMLDAAETLATFMLDGFPDATRFSTSLGTVLEDARARAKSKNQGLTVFGEMVAVLWNGGQKEAALALEDIWNSALAGSTFNLHCAYPRAVLSDPTELRSVCEVHSHVLQ, encoded by the coding sequence ATGCCGAGCCACCTGCCGCCTGTCCACTCGGTTCACGTGTACGAACACGAAGTGGACCTGATCACCCGCCTCTGTGCCATCGTTTCGACGAGCCTTCGCCTGGGCGATGCTGTTCTCGTCGTCGCGACGGGAGATCACCGCATTCGGCTGCTTGCCGAACTCGAAAACGCCGGTATTGACGTATGCAGTGCGGCGCTCGAGCAACGCTACATCATGCTAGACGCCGCCGAGACATTGGCCACTTTCATGCTCGACGGGTTTCCTGACGCGACGCGGTTTTCCACCAGCCTTGGGACAGTGTTAGAAGATGCTCGCGCTCGCGCTAAGAGCAAGAATCAGGGCCTCACCGTGTTTGGCGAGATGGTCGCGGTTCTCTGGAACGGCGGTCAAAAGGAGGCAGCCCTGGCCCTTGAAGACATCTGGAATTCCGCCCTTGCGGGTAGCACCTTCAACCTGCATTGCGCCTATCCTCGCGCCGTATTATCCGATCCAACCGAGCTACGTTCGGTTTGCGAGGTTCATTCCCACGTCCTGCAGTAG
- a CDS encoding discoidin domain-containing protein → MAGGIVTIQSVKVRTAARFNITAILAFTVLFASGESRTAPAQSNPSVGSQIPTVRVDVTPGHVINSFDPDSALGSSVDVLSHDDIDKVYSPHIIQESLSAGWGPITYRNNTELRMAVWHWNESGSWSDSSHKSGYFTGSTELMEPIRYILAYALPHRGFSTSGDRPVQGPNLTYWKSNPYLTSKFTGESDTLHPQWVVVDLQVEKPVNAVRIAWENPFARSYQVEYWIGKDALDFDGGPQGQWRVFPSGAINDSKGGTVTLKLADVPVSTQFLRVLMTESSNTCDLHGSDDLRNCVGYAIREVRAGSLDSSGAFVEVQKAFSDKPTTYTSSSIDPWHSAGDVNATGSYQHTGFDLFFTSGITNNLPAMIPVTMLYGTPEDSAAQIAYIEKRGYPISYIEMGEEPDGKHAMPEDYAALYIQWATAIQKVDPKLKLGGPIFEGVNEDIRVWPDAQGRTSWMGRFVDYLKSHGHLSDLAFVSFEHYPFEACDITWKSLYQEPQLMKHILQVWRQDGVPKEVPLMVTEDHLAAQLTGPMTTIFAALWLADNVGSFFEGGGAVFHHSPIQPQDVHNTCLGWASWSNFISDQDYNIRGYTSPYFAAHMINLEWVHHRSGVHHMFPSSIDIKDREGNALVTSYALHRPDGNWSLMLVNRDENDPHLVRVVFDDLKAKRNVSFAGPVKLVTFGSEQYVWINDGQNSHADPDGPPVASSIVANPQTTFTLPKASITVLRGRVPGVKE, encoded by the coding sequence ATGGCAGGGGGAATTGTCACGATCCAATCTGTAAAGGTAAGAACTGCCGCTCGATTTAACATTACTGCCATTTTGGCCTTCACTGTGCTGTTTGCGTCGGGGGAGTCCAGAACAGCTCCCGCTCAATCAAACCCAAGCGTCGGAAGCCAAATCCCAACCGTGCGCGTGGATGTTACTCCAGGCCATGTCATTAATTCCTTCGACCCGGACAGCGCTCTCGGCAGCTCGGTTGATGTTTTGTCTCACGACGACATAGACAAAGTTTATTCTCCCCATATCATCCAGGAATCGCTTTCGGCGGGCTGGGGCCCGATCACCTATCGTAACAACACCGAGCTCCGCATGGCGGTCTGGCACTGGAACGAGAGCGGAAGCTGGAGCGATTCCTCCCACAAGAGCGGGTATTTCACCGGCAGCACTGAACTGATGGAACCGATTCGTTACATTCTGGCTTACGCGTTGCCGCATCGCGGTTTTTCAACCAGCGGCGATCGCCCGGTGCAAGGCCCTAACCTCACTTATTGGAAAAGCAATCCTTATCTCACCAGCAAGTTCACAGGCGAGAGCGACACGTTGCATCCACAATGGGTGGTGGTGGATCTCCAAGTCGAAAAGCCGGTGAACGCCGTCCGCATAGCCTGGGAAAATCCCTTCGCCAGGAGCTACCAGGTTGAGTACTGGATCGGAAAAGATGCGCTCGATTTCGACGGTGGCCCGCAGGGCCAATGGAGAGTTTTTCCGTCCGGAGCGATCAACGATTCCAAAGGCGGAACAGTCACTCTGAAACTGGCGGATGTCCCCGTTTCAACTCAATTTCTTCGCGTCCTGATGACGGAATCTTCCAATACTTGCGATCTTCACGGCTCGGATGACCTCCGTAATTGCGTCGGCTATGCCATTCGGGAGGTTCGAGCTGGCAGCCTGGATTCCAGCGGGGCTTTTGTGGAGGTGCAAAAAGCCTTCAGCGATAAGCCCACCACCTATACTTCTTCTTCCATAGATCCCTGGCACTCCGCTGGCGACGTGAACGCAACCGGCAGTTACCAACACACCGGCTTCGATCTTTTTTTCACCAGCGGCATTACTAACAACCTACCGGCGATGATTCCGGTGACTATGCTTTACGGAACTCCGGAAGATTCCGCCGCCCAGATAGCCTACATTGAAAAGCGCGGCTACCCAATCTCGTACATAGAAATGGGGGAAGAGCCGGATGGGAAGCACGCGATGCCGGAAGACTACGCTGCTCTTTACATTCAGTGGGCCACCGCGATTCAGAAGGTTGATCCCAAACTCAAACTGGGAGGGCCGATCTTCGAAGGCGTGAACGAAGACATCCGGGTCTGGCCAGACGCTCAGGGCCGGACCTCATGGATGGGGCGCTTTGTGGATTACTTGAAGTCGCATGGCCATCTCTCCGACCTTGCGTTTGTCTCGTTTGAGCACTATCCCTTTGAAGCTTGCGACATCACTTGGAAGAGTCTTTACCAGGAACCGCAATTGATGAAACACATTCTCCAGGTGTGGAGACAAGATGGCGTACCCAAGGAAGTCCCTCTGATGGTGACTGAGGACCACCTGGCGGCGCAGCTCACGGGTCCTATGACGACCATCTTCGCGGCGCTGTGGCTCGCCGACAATGTCGGATCGTTCTTTGAGGGTGGAGGCGCCGTATTCCATCATTCCCCGATCCAGCCTCAGGACGTCCACAATACCTGCCTGGGCTGGGCTTCGTGGTCGAATTTCATCTCCGACCAGGACTACAACATCCGGGGTTACACCTCTCCTTATTTTGCCGCCCACATGATCAACCTGGAGTGGGTACACCACCGCTCAGGTGTGCATCACATGTTTCCTTCTTCTATTGATATCAAAGACAGGGAAGGGAACGCGCTCGTCACTTCTTACGCGCTGCATCGGCCGGACGGGAACTGGTCGTTAATGCTGGTCAACCGAGACGAGAACGATCCGCACTTAGTGAGAGTTGTATTTGACGATCTCAAGGCAAAGCGGAACGTGTCATTCGCCGGTCCGGTGAAGCTCGTGACCTTTGGCAGCGAACAATATGTTTGGATCAACGACGGTCAAAACAGTCATGCAGATCCGGACGGCCCGCCGGTTGCCAGCAGCATTGTCGCAAACCCTCAAACTACATTTACGCTGCCCAAAGCATCCATCACCGTTTTGCGCGGCCGGGTACCAGGTGTAAAGGAGTGA
- a CDS encoding YceI family protein, whose amino-acid sequence MRLVAKNVLKSSNVVVFFCAFLLCHLSVAQDNVVQLDPAKTTVKFTLHDVLHTIHGTFRLKSGVIHFDPSTGEASGNVIIDATSGESGNQSRDKKMHKNILQSQQYPTIEFSPKQVIGKVAPQGSSQVQVKGTFQLHGSQHDVTLALPVQVTGDQLSATTHFDVPYEAWGLKNPSTLFLRVSNTVQIDITAVGTFQAQHGTGVSR is encoded by the coding sequence TTGCGATTAGTAGCGAAAAATGTGCTTAAATCATCGAACGTCGTCGTCTTCTTCTGCGCGTTTCTGCTGTGCCACCTCTCTGTCGCGCAGGATAACGTCGTGCAACTGGATCCGGCCAAAACAACTGTTAAGTTCACCCTCCACGACGTGCTTCACACCATCCATGGAACCTTTCGGTTGAAATCAGGCGTGATCCATTTTGATCCCTCAACTGGAGAGGCCAGTGGGAATGTGATTATTGACGCTACCAGCGGGGAGAGCGGCAACCAATCGCGCGATAAAAAGATGCATAAGAACATTCTCCAGAGCCAGCAATATCCCACGATAGAGTTTTCCCCCAAACAGGTAATCGGAAAAGTGGCTCCACAAGGTTCTTCCCAGGTACAGGTCAAAGGGACTTTTCAACTTCACGGCTCACAGCATGATGTGACTCTCGCATTGCCCGTTCAGGTGACTGGAGACCAACTCTCCGCCACGACCCACTTCGATGTTCCCTATGAGGCGTGGGGACTAAAAAATCCAAGTACGCTCTTTCTGCGCGTCAGCAACACGGTTCAGATTGATATCACTGCGGTCGGAACTTTCCAGGCGCAGCATGGGACAGGGGTTTCCCGCTAG